In Lodderomyces elongisporus chromosome 1, complete sequence, a genomic segment contains:
- the cox5 gene encoding Cytochrome c oxidase subunit 5B, mitochondrial, whose protein sequence is MSENTLVKQSIRLNSTVAKSSAPRALSNAYIGKLESRWTALPKEDQNTLIEELKARMELPWQELTSAEKKAAYYISFGEWGPRRPLYAPGEKSRIFQIVAGSVVGSFLLFFGIKAVSAPLPQSMEREWMEASDEYLKSKNANPFTGYSQIQ, encoded by the exons atgagtga AAACACATTGGTGAAACAATCTATCAGACTTAACAGCACAGTTGCCAAGTCATCAGCTCCAAGAGCCTTGTCCAACGCCTACATTGGTAAGTTGGAATCCAGATGGACCGCATTGCCAAAGGAAGACCAAAACACATTGattgaagaattgaaagCAAGAATGGAATTGCCATGGCAAGAATTGACTTCTGCCGAGAAGAAGGCTGCCTACTACATCTCCTTTGGTGAATGGGGTCCAAGAAGACCATTATACGCACCAGGTGAAAAATCCAGgattttccaaattgttGCTGGTTCAGTTGTTGGTTCATTCctcttgttctttggtATCAAGGCTGTTTCTGCTCCATTGCCACAAAGTATGGAGAGAGAATGGATGGAAGCTTCTGATGAATACTTGAAATCCAAGAATGCTAATCCATTCACCGGTTACTCTCAAATTCAATAA
- the NdufS8 gene encoding ndufs8, ubiquinone oxidoreductase 23 kd subunit, giving the protein MFRPLITNGRSLLKAQQHQFLTSSSPSSSSSIRTTVRLLSSSQTVFKPALAAETTEYLTTAGSTQAAWPKHFRQPKPKTWEESSESALSKGTKYFFLSEIFRGMYICLEMYFRSPYTIYYPFEKGPISPRFRGEHALRRYPSGEERCIACKLCEAICPAQAITIEAEERADGSRRTYKYDIDMTKCIYCGYCQESCPVDAIVESPNVEYSTATREELLYNKEKLLDNGDKWEQELQYCIDADAAYR; this is encoded by the coding sequence ATGTTTAGACCACTTATAACAAACGGCAGATCATTGCTCAAGgcccaacaacaccaattcCTCACATCATCCTCACCTTCCAGCAGCTCCAGTATTAGAACCACGGTACGATTACTTTCTTCATCTCAAACGGTTTTCAAGCCTGCGTTGGCAGCAGAGACCACAGAATACTTGACCACTGCTGGATCCACACAAGCTGCATGGCCAAAACACTTTCGTCAACCAAAGCCAAAGACATGGGAGGAAAGCTCAGAATCTGCATTGTCGAAAGGTACCAAatactttttcctttctgaAATTTTCCGTGGTATGTACATTTGTCTTGAGATGTACTTTCGTTCTCCATACACCATTTATTATCCATTTGAAAAAGGTCCTATCTCGCCAAGGTTCCGTGGAGAGCACGCATTGAGAAGATATCCATCGGGTGAAGAGAGATGTATTGCTTGTAAATTGTGTGAGGCTATTTGTCCTGCCCAAGCCATTACCATTGAAGCTGAGGAAAGAGCAGATGGCTCAAGAAGAACATACAAGTACGATATTGATATGACCAAGTGTATCTACTGTGGATACTGTCAGGAATCATGTCCTGTGGATGCCATTGTCGAGAGTCCAAATGTCGAGTACAGTACCGCTACCAGAGAGGAGTTGTTGTACAACAAGGAGAAATTGTTGGATAATGGTGACAAATGGGAACAGGAATTGCAATACTGTattgatgctgatgctgcaTACCGTTAA
- the LAP2_1 gene encoding Leucyl aminopeptidase yscIV (MEROPS:MER0002281) produces the protein MTATELVKNIARKSHELDPCTRSNYSSFNVNHTELKLSVDFSKKKIDGVVKYDLTNKSTASATDEVVLDTRDLTIKSVKVNGAEVNSYELSSAVPIYGSALHIPLAVNDAKVNTTKKLDVEIEFETTEKCTAIQFIEGDTGPYVFSQCQAIHARSLFPCFDTPAVKSPYKFIGISSSKVTMSGLPQPDNGTTDKYVFSQPIPIPSYLVSITSGNLAKAAIGPRSDVYSEEPNLAACQWEFEKDMENYLQIAESLVFDYEWERFDSLVLPSSFPYGGMEIPNMTQLTPTLICGDRTQTKVMAHELAHSWSGNLVTNCSWEHFWLNEGWTVYLERRIVGAIAQREASASGKSAEEAEKYGEQMRHFNLIGGWNALVETCETFDPKFTKLVWDLENGDPDDAFSRIPYEKGSFFLFKLENKLGGKKEFDPFVKFYFSKFRYKSLNSAEFVETLYEFYEPRGKKEILDSINWERELFESGLPDKPELDTTLADEVYAYGDKWAEYFEAGDFQSVPFNETDIDSFEGEQNMLLLEYLADKFKAIAGDASVSPEIIKQFPKVYPKFANSKNGEIVSAWNNLLLSYGQYKSEDAVVQEYAEWLGHTGRMKYARPGYKLLKNGISRDFAIEVFTKYKQFYHPICRTMIEKDLDLA, from the coding sequence ATGACTGCAACTGAATTAGTCAAAAACATTGCTCGAAAATCACACGAATTGGATCCATGTACGAGATCAAACTATTCCTCATTCAATGTTAATCACACAGAGTTGAAATTGTCAGTCGATTtcagcaaaaagaaaatcgaTGGAGTTGTTAAATACGACTTAACTAATAAGAGCACCGCCTCAGCAACAGACGAAGTTGTACTCGACACAAGGGATTTGACTATCAAGTCCGTAAAAGTTAATGGTGCTGAAGTCAACTCATACGAATTGTCCCTGGCTGTACCTATTTACGGCTCGGCATTACATATCCCCCTTGCAGTCAACGACGCAAAAGTCAATACTACAAAGAAACTTGATGTGGAGattgaatttgaaacaACGGAAAAATGCACCGCAATCCAATTCATCGAAGGTGATACCGGTCCCTATGTGTTTTCGCAATGTCAAGCCATTCATGCTCGTTCACTTTTTCCTTGCTTCGACACCCCGGCAGTGAAGTCACCTTATAAATTCATTGGCATATCTTCCTCAAAAGTCACCATGTCTGGTCTTCCTCAACCAGATAATGGCACCACGGATAAATATGTTTTTAGCCAGCCTATTCCAATACCATCTTACCTCGTCTCCATCACCTCGGGAAATTTGGCCAAAGCTGCAATTGGTCCCAGATCGGATGTTTATAGCGAGGAGCCAAATCTTGCTGCTTGTCAATgggaatttgaaaaagatatgGAAAACTACTTGCAAATTGCTGAATCACTCGTTTTTGATTACGAATGGGAAAGATTTGACTCATTAGTCTTGCCATCGAGTTTCCCCTATGGTGGTATGGAGATACCGAATATGACGCAATTGACACCTACATTGATTTGTGGAGACAGAACACAGACAAAAGTAATGGCTCATGAGTTGGCGCATTCATGGTCTGGGAACTTGGTGACAAATTGTTCATGGGAACACTTTTGGTTAAATGAAGGATGGACTGTATACCTTGAAAGGCGTATTGTTGGCGCTATTGCTCAGCGTGAAGCTAGCGCTAGTGGTAAGAGCGCAGAAGAAGCTGAAAAATATGGTGAACAAATGAGACATTTCAACTTGATTGGTGGATGGAACGCTCTTGTTGAAACTTGTGAAACGTTTGATCCAAAGTTTACCAAATTGGTTTGggatttggaaaatggGGATCCTGATGATGCATTCTCAAGAATTCCATACGAAAAAGGttcatttttcttgttcaaattggaaaacaaattgggTGGAAAAAAGGAGTTTGATCCATTTGTGAAATTCTATTTCTCAAAGTTTAGGTACAAGTCCTTGAACTCTGCCGAGTTTGTTGAGACTTTGTACGAATTTTATGAGCCACGTggtaaaaaggaaatattGGACTCTATAAATTGGGAAAGAGAACTTTTCGAGTCAGGTTTACCTGATAAGCCCGAACTTGATACCACATTGGCAGATGAAGTTTATGCATATGGTGACAAATGGGCTGAATATTTCGAAGCCGGAGATTTCCAAAGCGTGCCGTTCAATGAAACAGATATTGATAGTTTTGAAGGTGAGCAAAACATGTTATTGCTTGAGTACCTTGCAGATAAATTCAAAGCTATTGCTGGTGATGCTTCTGTATCGCCAGAGATTATAAAACAGTTTCCAAAAGTTTACCCTAAATTTGCTAATAGCAAGAATGGTGAAATTGTTTCCGCCTGGAACAATTTGCTCTTGAGTTATGGACAATATAAATCTGAAGATGCAGTCGTTCAAGAGTATGCTGAGTGGCTTGGCCACACTGGTAGAATGAAGTATGCACGTCCAGGCTACAAATTACTCAAGAATGGTATCAGTCgagattttgcaattgaagTTTTCACCAAGTACAAGCAATTCTATCATCCTATTTGCAGAACCATGATAGAAAAAGATTTAGACTTGGCATAA
- the KEX2 gene encoding pheromone processing endoprotease (MEROPS:MER0000364; BUSCO:EOG09260J8F), which yields MDNFYVFSIDKSHPHNTVLGNHNSNNYKLLKRSEEFQDVYDHLTNNVQSLHLLEPKKLNKRLPIFHQELDSSIDTRDSEPQAAQQQSPSDKAHQRLAEVASKLDIHDPEFSKQWHLLNLQYPGHDINVTGLWLDGVFGEGITTAIIDDGLDAESEDLKDNFNAKGSWDFNDNGNIPLPRLYDDYHGTRCAGEIAAVKNDVCGVGVAYKSKVAGIRILSGGITAAEEAAAMVFGLDTNDIYSCSWGPTDNGKTLSEPENIVKQAMIRGIQEGRDNKGAIYVFASGNGGRYSDSCNFDGYTNSIYSITIGAIDYKGEHPIYSEACSAVMVVTYSSGSGEHIHTTDIKKKCSALHGGTSAAAPIASGIYSLILGANPNLTWRDLQYINVLSATPVNENDGNYQKTALGRLYSHRYGYGKTDAYKMVEFAKTWKNVKPQSWYYSDVVEVNQKISLNHGNSNSGKRDGEGDETPTKLIKSTVTVTKDDLEVMNVEKVEHITVKVNINSSFRGKVGVRLVSPSGVVSDLATFRPGDMSSRGFQDWTFMSVAHWGEDGLGEWQIEVFADDSRPDSLDIEFRNWQFRIFGVSIDADKAEKYELQKDYALVRRERLEEKKEKEKEKETTTSSSSSSSSTTTTTSSSSTTETPTPSTTSSLTTEKPSSTDTTSTDAGSLSSPVTTPTDHNEDQVETGEPDEPSEGKNRETSDHTGQYFMALAIVGFIIIILIMKYHKSPTSGRRRRRRNNEFEFDIIPGEDYTDSEDEGDDDDDSDLEGSGRRAQRDQNQHRRDQDSLDLGQRNDLASDKSYKKKDDEARERLFEQFNAETLPDYDDDRMFDIGGEEEEDEDEQGSANDGDDRLTSSSQSKKSDVKKETIFDSEVDATINSESVENKADDGHSEEGK from the coding sequence ATGGACAATTTCTATGTTTTCAGTATAGACAAGTCACACCCCCACAATACAGTTTTGGGCAACCACAATTCAAACAATTACAAGTTATTGAAAAGATCGGAGGAATTTCAGGATGTTTATGACCATTTGACAAACAACGTACAGTCGCTTCATTTGTTGGAGCCCAAAAAGTTGAACAAGAGGTTACCAATCTTTCACCAGGAACTCGACTCAAGTATTGACACAAGAGATTCTGAACCACAAGCAGCTCAACAACAGTCGCCATCTGATAAAGCACACCAGAGATTGGCCGAAGTTGCATCCAAATTAGATATACACGATCCAGAGTTCTCCAAGCAATGGCATTTGCTCAACTTGCAATACCCCGGCCATGACATCAATGTTACTGGGTTATGGCTTGATGGTGTATTTGGAGAAGGAATCACCACTGCCATCATTGATGATGGCCTTGATGCAGAATCAGAGGATTTAAAAGACAATTTCAATGCCAAGGGATCATGGGATTTCAACGACAATGGTAACATCCCGTTACCAAGACTTTACGATGACTATCATGGAACAAGATGTGCTGGAGAAATTGCAGCAGTGAAAAATGACGTTTGTGGAGTGGGAGTCGCATACAAGTCAAAGGTTGCAGGAATAAGGATTTTATCTGGGGGAATTACTGCAGCTgaagaagcagcagcaatggTGTTTGGACTCGATACAAACGATATATATTCATGCTCTTGGGGACCCACCGACAATGGAAAAACGTTGAGCGAACCAGAGAATATTGTTAAACAAGCAATGATCAGAGGTATCCAAGAGGGAAGAGACAATAAGGGTGCCATTTATGTGTTTGCCTCGGGTAATGGTGGAAGATATAGCGACTCTTGTAACTTTGATGGTTACACAAACTCAATTTACTCAATCACCATAGGTGCTATCGACTATAAAGGTGAGCATCCCATATATTCCGAAGCCTGCTCGGCTGTGATGGTTGTCACGTACTCCTCCGGTTCAGGGGAACATATACACACCACTGACATCAAGAAGAAATGTAGTGCGCTTCATGGAGGTACTTCCGCAGCTGCACCAATTGCCAGTGGAATTTATTCATTGATTTTAGGTGCCAATCCAAATTTGACATGGAGAGATTTGCAATATATCAATGTGCTTAGTGCGACACCAGTGAATGAGAACGATGGCAATTACCAAAAAACCGCATTGGGAAGATTGTATTCACACAGGTATGGTTACGGAAAGACCGATGCATACAAGATGGTTGAGTTTGCCAAAACTTGGAAGAATGTCAAGCCCCAATCTTGGTACTACAGTGATGTGGTTGAAGTCAACCAGAAAATATCACTTAATCATGGCAATTCAAACCTGGGCAAGCGAGATGGTGAAGGTGATGAAACCCCCACCAAGTTGATCAAGTCAACCGTCACGGTAACCAAGGACGACCTTGAGGTTATGAATGTTGAGAAGGTTGAGCATATTACTGTGAAGGTCAATATCAATTCTTCCTTTAGAGGTAAAGTTGGTGTTCGTTTAGTTTCACCACTGGGTGTGGTTTCAGACTTGGCAACATTTAGACCGGGCGATATGTCGAGCCGAGGATTCCAAGATTGGACTTTTATGTCTGTTGCACATTGGGGTGAGGATGGATTAGGTGAGTGGCAAATTGAAGTGTTTGCAGATGATTCTAGACCTGATTCGCTTGATATTGAGTTTAGAAATTGGCAATTTAGAATCTTTGGTGTGTCTATTGATGCCGATAAGGCAGAAAAGTATGAATTGCAAAAGGATTATGCACTTGTTAGAAGGGAAAGACTcgaggagaagaaagaaaaagagaaagaaaaggaaactacaacttcttcttcttcttcttcttctagtactactaccaccacttcttcgtcttcaaCCACGGAAACACCAACTCCAAGTACCACCAGTTCTTTGACAACCGAAAAACCTTCATCTACGGATACCACCTCTACCGATGCGGGTTCCTTGTCGTCGCCTGTTACTACACCTACTGACCACAACGAGGATCAAGTTGAAACAGGAGAGCCAGATGAACCAAGCGAAGGTAAAAATAGGGAAACTTCTGACCACACGGGGCAATATTTTATGGCCTTGGCTATTGTTGgtttcattatcatcattttgATAATGAAATATCACAAGTCGCCAACTTCCGGTCGTAGAAGACGTAGAAGAAATAACGAATTTGAGTTTGACATTATTCCTGGCGAAGATTATACCGACTCTGAGGATGAaggtgatgatgacgatgactcCGATCTCGAAGGCAGTGGAAGACGTGCTCAACGTGACCAGAACCAGCATCGTCGTGATCAAGATTCATTGGATTTAGGCCAACGGAATGATCTTGCTAGCGATAAGAGctacaagaaaaaagatgatgagGCAAGAGAACGACTTTTTGAACAATTCAATGCAGAAACATTGCCTGATTATGACGATGATAGAATGTTTGATATTGGcggagaagaagaggaggacgAGGACGAGCAAGGTTCAGCGAACGATGGTGATGATAGATTGACATCTTCATCGCAGCTGAAGAAGAGTGACGTAAAGAAGGAAACTATTTTTGATAGCGAGGTTGATGCAACAATCAATCTGGAGAGCGTGGAAAATAAAGCAGACGATGGACATTcggaagaaggaaaatga
- the NAR1 gene encoding Cytosolic Fe-S cluster assembly factor nar1 (BUSCO:EOG09261P7G), whose protein sequence is MSAILSADDLNDFISPGVACIKPVTQPKSELNPQHVDSSSTISETGEVEIQIDSQGNPLEISQIDTKINKADPSSTALTPAQISLADCLACSGCITSAEEVLVAQHSHHELLKAMEESSSASGTEKVFVASISQQSRASLAMAYDMSIEEMDKLLINLFVNQMGFQYVVGTSLGRKLSLINESQGMIHRKEEGKTIGENLKNPVLSSICPGWVLYAEKTHPYVLPYISTVKSAQQITGCLLKNLTAYERGIGKSKVYHLTIMPCFDKKLESARPELFANHDGADNVPDVDCVLTARELVTLIDESLGKYQLVPKVIPQTLLRKDIAEVYKSAAPTNWPFVQYSWSNDPGSSSGGYAYTYLRLFQEQLITTQNYRPEDFSMKVLQGKNTDVYEMRLLHNGNQVASSAIVNGFRNIQNLVRKLKPGNNNNKVGGSAIKVNPLVARRRARMSKSEDSSGASASSMAPAEIADPSKVDYVEIMACPQGCINGGGQIAAPAPTSTPPAAPAPAHAATSTTDVKIAVVSNKDWVSEVLMKYNSVPMFDLSLHPEEIAGFIQWSQEFEKEFDVSEQRLFKTHFNEIEKPTDATAIMVGSKW, encoded by the coding sequence ATGAGTGCAATATTATCAGCTGACGATTTGAACGATTTTATCTCACCTGGTGTAGCATGTATCAAACCCGTTACGCAACCAAAATCTGAACTAAATCCACAACACGTTgattcatcatcaacaatttctGAAACTGGTGAAGTCGAAATCCAAATCGACTCGCAAGGTAATCCACTCGAAATTTCTCAAATAGATACTAAAATCAACAAGGCTGATCCATCAAGCACAGCTTTAACTCCAGCACAAATATCACTCGCCGACTGTTTGGCATGCTCCGGTTGTATTACCTCAGCAGAGGAAGTTCTTGTGGCGCAACATTCCCATCATGAATTACTTAAAGCAATGGAGGAGTCATCTCTGGCGAGTGGCACTGAGAAAGTCTTTGTAGCGAGTATATCCCAACAACTGCGTGCCTCACTAGCGATGGCGTACGATATGTCTATTGAAGAAATGGATAAATTACttattaatttatttgtCAACCAGATGGGATTTCAATATGTTGTTGGTACGTCATTGGGAAGAAAACTATCGCTCATCAATGAGTCCCAGGGAATGATTCAtaggaaagaagaaggaaaaactATTGGcgaaaatttgaaaaacccAGTGCTATCATCAATTTGTCCTGGGTGGGTTTTGTATGCAGAGAAGACTCATCCATATGTATTGCCATATATCTCGACTGTTAAGTCAGCGCAACAAATTACGGGGTGCTTATTGAAGAACTTGACTGCTTATGAACGTGGAATTGGGAAAAGCAAAGTGTACCATTTAACTATTATGCCATGTTTTgataaaaaattagaaagcGCAAGGCCTGAATTGTTTGCGAATCATGATGGCGCTGATAATGTGCCTGATGTGGATTGCGTGCTTACTGCGAGAGAGTTGGTCACATTGATTGATGAGTCATTGGGGAAATATCAGCTCGTACCGAAAGTGATTCCTCAAACACTCCTAAGAAAGGATATTGCCGAGGTTTACAAATCAGCAGCTCCCACAAATTGGCCGTTTGTGCAGTACTCATGGTCAAATGATCCTGGATCATCTTCAGGGGGATATGCATATACTTATCTACGTTTATTTCAAGAACAACTCATCACCACTCAAAATTATAGACCAGAGGATTTCAGCATGAAGGTTCTCCAGGGCAAAAACACAGATGTTTACGAGATGCGACTTTTGCATAATGGAAACCAAGTTGCCAGCTCGGCCATAGTGAATGGGTTTAGAAACATTCAGAATTTGGTTAGAAAGTTGAAACCTggtaataacaataataaagtGGGCGGTCTGGCAATCAAAGTCAACCCCTTAGTGGCACGAAGAAGGGCAAGGATGAGCAAATCTGAAGACTCGTCAGGTGCCTCTGCCAGCAGTATGGCCCCAGCAGAAATAGCTGATCCTTCAAAGGTGGATTATGTAGAGATCATGGCGTGCCCACAAGGTTGCATAAATGGAGGTGGACAAATTGCCGCACCAGCCccaacatcaacaccaccagcagcaccagcaccagcacatGCTGCAACAAGTACGACGGATGTCAAGATAGCAGTTGTACTGAATAAAGACTGGGTCAGTGAAGTGTTGATGAAGTACAACAGTGTGCCAATGTTTGATTTGTCATTACACCCTGAGGAGATTGCTGGGTTTATACAATGGAGCCAGGAGTTTGAAAAGGAGTTTGATGTGAGTGAACAAAGATTGTTCAAAACACATTTCAACGAGATTGAGAAGCCTACAGATGCAACAGCAATAATGGTGGGCTCAAAGTGGTGA
- the SEC2 gene encoding rab guanine nucleotide exchange factor S2: METAEDLEKRLAEEVGSLSTRLVTAVNRQVDLEETNIQLRKQISKLEEMNKSLIKNDESYKIILPKYLKLQDDFKDINIKKEVAESENTKLKGEVEELTASLFDEANTMVSNASRETHNFKIKNRKLYEEIDEKNIIIANLQDQLHDLKQMFIKIEDQQRLMAYTNTGHNTPKMESNMEFPSPGDVTGGDVEGEDHKDKLQLHLQQLADCLYSPQIAAIRFDLNNYNKDFKGFIYNLIKPDFQFDLSHLKNLTFFKNIWTYEIETAVGYIPPLPQTSILNRWQKGKIFWNSLVDGRISIEPIKGFHERKSNLASSQNGPLNKELLSMAIREPCSFCGEFRDEAYEHCRFHTCKIYDVDETVIAQYPLCNYCVIKLRNLCDFFAKIRLIRSNIFKLHPNAAFEEYGGTGTGSSTFYKRTNSSSSTTASTFAAMTSASSASSSSAAAKAENQNTSSSPNSSGYGYGSGSGNNNSHGTDNDLMNGHVHGIDLDVAEESKLIKIYLMLTLIRLKIFWGRLGVWDNVDQINEVNLDEVNHELFIHLIPASKRKKLVQDSLPNSPRQGTVRESFDKSHTKTVKEQKTSAIDGADSKTTSTIINDGNSDQNHSDHNNQSAQLNEGQNDSAPSENSIDQTEDQTTIDDHDIPGSFIFDSAPNNDFDNSTVTGVVNLSINADEDKDTKDEGEKTTGGIENEEDPVKAPKLRIPIEDDEYDDDTGDEEFKDSSNEVKSRISSRGATPNNANTPTITAEKDSGLKRSKSKSKQFKEKIDKDLNQTLEMLAENMEDIQ, from the coding sequence ATGGAGACAGCGGAAGACTTGGAAAAAAGATTGGCCGAAGAAGTGGGAAGCTTGTCCACTAGGTTAGTCACTGCAGTCAATAGGCAAGTTGACTTGGAGGAAACAAATATCCAACTCCGCAAGCAGATAAGCAAACTTGAGGAAATGAACAAGTCGTTGATCAAGAATGACGAAAGTTATAAAATCATACTACCCAAGTACCTCAAATTACAAGACGACTTCAAGGATATAAATATCAAGAAAGAAGTTGCAGAATCTGAGAACACGAAATTGAAAGGCGAAGTCGAAGAATTGACAGCATCATTGTTTGACGAAGCAAACACAATGGTATCCAATGCTTCTAGGGAAACAcacaatttcaaaattaaaaatagaaaattgTACGAGGAAATCGACGAAAAGAATATTATCATCGCCAACTTACAAGACCAATTGCATGATTTAAAACAGATGTTTATCAAGATTGAAGACCAACAACGGCTAATGGCGTACACAAATACAGGCCACAACACACCGAAAATGGAGAGCAATATGGAGTTTCCATCTCCAGGTGATGTTACCGGAGGTGATGTAGAGGGCGAAGATCACAAAGACAAACTTCAGCTTCATCTTCAGCAATTGGCCGATTGCTTATATTCACCACAAATTGCAGCAATCAGATTTGATctcaacaactacaacaaggATTTCAAAGGTTTTATATACAATTTAATCAAACCAGACTTTCAATTTGATTTATCCCATTTGAAAAACCTTACATTCTTCAAGAATATATGGACGTACGAGATTGAAACTGCAGTGGGGTATATACCACCTTTACCTCAAACTTCGATCCTCAACCGATGGCAAAAGGGTAAGATTTTCTGGAACTCGCTTGTTGATGGACGTATTTCAATCGAGCCTATCAAAGGCTTTCATGAACGGAAACTGAATTTGGCATCTTCACAAAATGGCCCATTGAACAAGGAACTATTATCCATGGCAATTAGGGAACCGTGCAGCTTCTGTGGCGAGTTCCGCGATGAAGCTTATGAGCATTGCAGATTCCATACATGCAAAATCTACGATGTAGATGAGACAGTTATTGCACAGTACCCCTTGTGTAACTATTGCGTTATAAAATTACGCAACTTGTGTGACTTTTTCGCCAAGATCCGTTTGATTAGATCAAATATTTTCAAGTTGCATCCAAACGCTGCATTTGAAGAGTATGGCGGTACTGGAACCGGATCGTCGACTTTTTACAAGAGGACCAATTCCAGTCTGTCTACAACAGCCTCGACATTTGCAGCAATGACGTCAGCTTCATCTGCATCGTCTTCATCAGCGGCAGCAAAAGcagaaaaccaaaacacaTCTTCATCACCCAATTCATCTGGGTATGGGTATGGGTCTGGGTCAGGGAATAATAATTCACATGGTACCGATAACGATTTGATGAATGGCCATGTGCACGGAATCGATCTTGACGTGGCTGAGGAGTCTAAACTTATCAAAATTTATCTTATGCTAACATTGATTAGACTCAAAATATTCTGGGGTCGGTTGGGTGTATGGGACAATGTTGACCAAATTAATGAAGTTAATTTGGATGAAGTTAACCACGAGTTGTTTATTCACCTCATACCTGCatcaaagaggaaaaaattgGTTCAAGATAGTTTGCCAAACTCTCCTAGACAAGGAACAGTACGAGAAAGCTTTGATAAGTCCCATACTAAAACTGtcaaagagcaaaagaCACTGGCCATTGATGGTGCTGATTCTAAAACCACTTCCACAATAATCAATGATGGCAATAGCGATCAAAACCATAGTGATCATAATAACCAACTGGCTCAATTGAACGAAGGACAGAATGATTCTGCCCCTCTGGAGAACAGTATTGATCAAACTGAAGACCAAACCACTATCGACGATCACGATATTCCCGGCAGTTTTATCTTTGACTCAGCACCTaataatgattttgataatCTGACCGTTACCGGAGTAGTAAACTTGAGTATCAATGCTGatgaagacaaagacaCAAAGGATGAAGGAGAAAAGACTACAGGCGGAATAGAGAATGAAGAAGACCCTGTTAAGGCACCAAAATTGAGAATACCaattgaagatgacgagTATGACGATGATACGGGAGACGAAGAATTTAAGGACTCAAGTAACGAAGTAAAATCTCGAATCTCTAGTCGCGGGGCGACTCCAAATAACGCCAATACACCAACAATTACGGCGGAGAAAGATTCTGGGTTGAAACGGAGCAAGTCTAAGAGCAAACAATTTAAAGAGAAGATTGACAAGGACTTGAACCAAACTTTGGAGATGTTGGCTGAAAATATGGAGGATATACAGTAG